A region from the Sandaracinus amylolyticus genome encodes:
- a CDS encoding DUF58 domain-containing protein, protein MSGERQVLDPAIRARIANLSLKARRAVEGVLSGVHRSPHRGASVVFVEHREYRPGDDLRLLDWRAYARSDRHTIKRFEQETQLRATLVLDSSASMDFRGATDEGPSKSEQAATLLAALGLVLVRQGDAAGVVRFARDVIASLPARSRPAHLELVLGELATPVEKEASTDLQAALTAAAERAGRRGVVAIASDLLDFGDHALTPIDQLVHRGHEVWVFQVMHPEELELPFDGPTRFHGLEGEVPLDVDPTALREGYLRELQAFLDTCRARCTAAGARYRLVRTDEPVERVLAEVLAAPGRRR, encoded by the coding sequence ATGTCCGGCGAGCGACAGGTGCTCGATCCCGCGATCCGCGCGCGGATCGCGAACCTCTCGCTCAAGGCGCGCCGCGCGGTCGAGGGCGTGCTCTCGGGCGTGCATCGCTCGCCGCACCGCGGCGCGAGCGTGGTGTTCGTCGAGCACCGCGAGTACCGCCCCGGCGACGATCTCCGCCTCCTCGACTGGCGCGCCTACGCGCGCAGCGATCGCCACACGATCAAGCGCTTCGAGCAGGAGACCCAGCTCCGCGCGACGCTCGTGCTCGACAGCTCCGCCTCGATGGACTTCCGGGGCGCGACGGACGAAGGCCCGAGCAAGTCCGAGCAGGCCGCGACGCTCCTCGCCGCGCTCGGGCTCGTGCTGGTGCGTCAGGGCGACGCCGCGGGCGTGGTGCGCTTCGCGCGCGACGTCATCGCGAGCCTGCCCGCGCGCTCGCGCCCCGCGCACCTCGAGCTGGTCCTCGGCGAGCTCGCGACCCCGGTCGAGAAGGAAGCGAGCACCGATCTGCAAGCCGCGCTCACCGCCGCGGCGGAGCGCGCGGGACGTCGCGGCGTGGTCGCCATCGCCAGCGATCTGCTCGACTTCGGCGACCACGCGCTCACGCCGATCGATCAGCTGGTGCACCGCGGGCACGAGGTCTGGGTGTTCCAGGTCATGCACCCCGAGGAGCTCGAGCTCCCGTTCGACGGCCCCACGCGCTTCCACGGGCTCGAGGGCGAGGTCCCGCTCGACGTCGATCCGACCGCGCTGCGCGAGGGGTATCTCCGCGAGCTGCAGGCGTTCCTCGACACGTGCCGCGCGCGCTGCACCGCCGCCGGCGCGCGTTATCGCCTCGTGCGCACCGACGAGCCCGTCGAGCGCGTGCTCGCCGAGGTGCTCGCCGCGCCGGGGAGACGTCGCTGA
- a CDS encoding AAA family ATPase, translating to MDVDGTSPAESAAAQRPEVTDVERVERLADARRRLVAEVKKRIVGQDDVIELMLISLFARGHGLFVGVPGLAKTLLISTLAEVLSLRSSRIQFTPDLMPTDITGTDVLEEDPASGERRFRFVPGPVFTNVLLADEINRTPPKTQAALLQAMAEGRVTAGGKTYPLELPYLVFATQNPIEQEGTYPLPEAQLDRFLFQIDVGYPSADEEMEIVRRTTAPIGEPPTAVLTQAEILDLQALVPRVPVAPHVIEHAVKLVRLSRPEESGAPDFVKSYVAFGAGPRASQALVIGAKARAVLDGRFAAEVEDVRALATPVLRHRIVPSFRAEAEGVRAADLVQRLLEATRA from the coding sequence ATCGACGTGGACGGGACCAGCCCCGCTGAGAGCGCAGCCGCGCAGCGCCCCGAGGTGACCGATGTCGAGCGCGTGGAGCGCCTCGCCGATGCGCGACGTCGCCTCGTCGCCGAGGTGAAGAAGCGCATCGTCGGCCAGGACGACGTCATCGAGCTGATGCTGATCTCGCTCTTCGCGCGCGGGCACGGGCTCTTCGTCGGCGTGCCGGGGCTCGCGAAGACGCTGCTCATCTCGACGCTCGCCGAGGTGCTCTCGCTGCGCTCGAGCCGCATCCAGTTCACGCCGGATCTGATGCCGACCGACATCACCGGCACCGACGTGCTCGAGGAAGACCCCGCGAGCGGCGAGCGACGCTTCCGCTTCGTGCCGGGCCCGGTGTTCACGAACGTCCTGCTCGCCGACGAGATCAACCGCACGCCGCCGAAGACCCAGGCCGCGCTGCTCCAGGCCATGGCCGAGGGGCGCGTCACCGCGGGCGGCAAGACCTACCCGCTCGAGCTGCCGTACCTCGTGTTCGCGACGCAGAACCCGATCGAGCAGGAGGGCACGTACCCGCTGCCCGAGGCGCAGCTCGATCGCTTCCTCTTCCAGATCGACGTCGGCTATCCGAGCGCCGACGAAGAGATGGAGATCGTGCGCCGCACCACCGCGCCGATCGGCGAGCCGCCGACCGCCGTGCTCACGCAGGCGGAGATCCTCGACCTCCAGGCGCTCGTTCCGCGCGTGCCGGTCGCGCCGCACGTCATCGAGCACGCCGTGAAGCTCGTGCGGCTCTCGCGCCCCGAGGAGAGCGGCGCGCCCGACTTCGTGAAGAGCTACGTCGCCTTCGGCGCCGGTCCGCGCGCCTCGCAGGCGCTGGTGATCGGCGCGAAGGCGCGCGCGGTGCTCGACGGGCGCTTCGCCGCCGAGGTCGAAGACGTGCGCGCGCTCGCGACACCCGTGCTGCGCCACCGCATCGTCCCGAGCTTCCGCGCCGAGGCCGAGGGCGTGCGCGCCGCGGATCTCGTGCAGCGCCTGCTCGAGGCGACGCGCGCCTGA